The following coding sequences are from one Cyprinus carpio isolate SPL01 chromosome A24, ASM1834038v1, whole genome shotgun sequence window:
- the LOC109049342 gene encoding LOW QUALITY PROTEIN: cysteine/serine-rich nuclear protein 1-like (The sequence of the model RefSeq protein was modified relative to this genomic sequence to represent the inferred CDS: inserted 1 base in 1 codon), giving the protein MSGVLKRKYKEVEEDQCYSSSSPSSLSSSAYSEWDSDGESCYSDTLDSTPSNPSSPATSLNTTSILKKAKRTRRGNVQFDQVTVFFFPRCQGFTSVPSRGGCTLGMVQRHSAKRCYTLAEFAIAQRHLRREKIKNRLREEKLEALKLKLTKNGTQVSEEADRLTIDDIPEDEIDLSGVNLDDGSFLHPYPSKRRYAILKAAGVKKIDKDEKHQLHELRASREDCGCDCQGFCEPESCSCSLAGIKCQMDHSSFPCGCTKDGCGNTEGRIEFNSSRVQTHYIHTIMKLELEKRLQEHTPENETPSEDQPDCSSPSHPAESSTTPDRPTFHFNSELVASGENSCSSDMTDSSSSSGQSEDSESTENAQSEQSPLGVDENGLTRILSFSDTDNEDCFVRERNNNNNNNNNCDYQLKKSELMGYGIFSTTDNMTDNSRTAMSELLDENANQGNALFHSTSVPHTPSPSIDHSASYMDLSLSSESDLEFFDSFPCLGPSSLYNSLKEYEHMDTFFQFQLPTYPSXSKATDPGTCLLESLIGLSDSVPEPPATFTDNQMLEDAMKLSVMESVKV; this is encoded by the exons TACTCAGAGTGGGACTCAGATGGGGAGAGCTGCTACTCCGACACCCTGGATTCAACCCCCAGCAACCCCAGCTCCCCAGCAACATCCTTAAACA CCACATCTATCCTGAAGAAGGCCAAGCGCACACGGCGAGGCAATGTGCAGTTTGACCAGGTTACGGTCTTCTTCTTTCCTCGCTGTCAGGGCTTCACCAGCGTGCCAAGCCGGGGAGGTTGCACCCTTGGCATGGTGCAGAGGCACAGTGCCAAGCGCTGCTACACGTTAGCGGAGTTTGCCATAGCACAGCGCCACCTACGGCGAGAGAAAATCAAAAACCGATTGAGGGAGGAGAAACTGGAAGCTCTGAAGCTGAAG CTTACCAAAAATGGTACCCAAGTGTCCGAAGAGGCTGACAGGTTGACTATCGATGACATTCCAGAGGATGAAATTGACCTCAGCGGAGTAAACTTGGATGATGGCTCTTTCCTGCATCCCTACCCCTCTAAGAGAAGATACGCCATCCTCAAAGCCGCTGGCGTGAAGAAAATCGATAAAGATGAGAAGCATCAACTGCATGAGTTGCGTGCATCAAGAGAAGACTGCGGATGCGACTGCCAGGGCTTCTGTGAGCCGGAGAGCTGCAGCTGTAGTCTGGCTGGGATCAAATGTCAG ATGGACCATTCATCCTTCCCATGTGGCTGCACTAAAGATGGCTGTGGGAACACAGAAGGCCGCATCGAGTTCAACTCCAGCCGAGTTCAGACCCACTACATCCACACTATCATGAAGCTAGAGCTAGAGAAGCGTTTGCAGGAGCACACGCCAGAGAATGAGACGCCCTCTGAAGATCAGCCAGACTGCAGTTCCCCAAGCCACCCAGCAGAGAGCAGCACCACGCCAGACAGACCCACGTTTCACTTCAACTCAGAGCTAGTAGCTTCGGGAGAGAACAGTTGTAGCAGCGACATGACCGATTCATCTAGTTCTTCAGGCCAGAGCGAGGACTCAGAATCCACGGAAAATGCTCAGAGCGAGCAGTCGCCGCTAGGCGTCGACGAAAACGGACTCACGAGAATCCTAAGCTTTAGCGACACAGACAATGAGGATTGTTTTGTCAGGGAGcgcaacaataacaacaacaataacaacaactgcGACTACCAGCTGAAAAAGAGTGAGTTAATGGGCTACGGCATCTTCAGCACGACAGACAACATGACGGACAACAGCCGCACAGCCATGTCTGAGCTCTTAGACGAGAACGCTAATCAAGGTAACGCCCTATTCCACAGCACCTCCGTCCCCCACACGCCCTCGCCCTCAATCGATCACTCGGCCAGCTACATGGACCTGAGCCTGTCATCCGAATCAGACCTGGAGTTCTTTGACAGCTTTCCTTGTCTTGGACCGAGCTCGTTGTACAACTCCTTAAAGGAGTACGAACACATGGACACCTTCTTTCAGTTCCAGCTGCCTACTTACCCCA CTTCCAAGGCCACGGACCCAGGCACATGTCTCCTGGAGTCTCTGATTGGCTTGTCGGATTCTGTCCCAGAACCGCCGGCCACCTTCACGGACAATCAAATGCTAGAAGATGCCATGAAGCTGTCAGTGATGGAGTCTGTCAAAGTCTAA